A region of the Prevotella melaninogenica genome:
TTTCCGTGCACCTTACGGATTCTCTGAGGACCTCCACCTCTGTAGTGGTTCGCCACGTGTGTGGAAATCATCTAACCTCAAGGGCGAGCGTGCTATCAGCTATAACCTCTCTGCAGACTACTATGCAAAGAAGTATCAGTTCAGCATCAACCTCTTCCGTACCAACTTGAAGGATAAGATTCAGTTCTCTCCTGCAGACGATGAGGTTAAGAAGTTCGGTTACTCTTACCAGTGGGAGAATGTTGACGATGCTTACGTACAGGGTGTAGAATTAGGTGCAAAGGCAAACCTCTTCCGTAACTTCAATGCTGGTATTAACTGGACCTTCAATCAAGGTAAGTTCAAGCACGAGCGTGCCGACTGGTCAGACCCTAACGATGAGACTGTAAAGGAGTTCCCACAGCGTTTGCAGTATGCGAAAGACAGCCGTAACGTTTCTCGTTTCCCAGCAATGACTGGCGATATCGACCTCGATTATACTCCTGGCACATGGAGTTTCTCTCTCACAAGTTCATTGCAGGGAAGAATGTACATCGACTACAACTCTGAGGACGATGGTGCAACATCAAAGATTAAGAAGACAAACACCTTCATGCTCTTCAACTGCCGCGCTGCAAAGCGTTTTGGTTCATGTACTGTTTATGCAGGTGCTAAGAATATCTTCAGCTATATTCAGGACGAGAAACACACAGACGACGCAGCCTTCATGTATGCTCCAGTATATGGTGCAACATGGTATGTAGGTCTCAGCGTTAAACTATAAGACACTCTCTGAATTATTTTATTGAAACTTAGGTCGCAGTCGCATTGCCCCACTGGTAATGCGGCTGCTTTGTTTTATACAACTAAGTACAAAATGAAAACAAGCAAACCACCATGCGATAAATTTTGCTTTCAAACAAAAAACAAGAACTTACTGAACTTTTTGAGATAGAATTAGACTCACCTTTTTCTACTATTTTTTGCTCTTTCCAATACAAATCAGTACATTTGCATATTAAAATAAAGGTAGACACCACAACTAATTGTACAGCAATTATTAAACAAATTTGAAAAAGAAACAATAAAGCTATGGGATTAACAGATATTTTCAGACGCCAATTGCGAACTGTCATAGAATGGAAAGAGCAGAAAACTAACCTATTATTTCATCAATTGGAAACCACTACAGATGAAATAAAGAATGCAAGTAAACTTATCGTTGCTCCGGGACAAGGTTGCATCATCGTTTATGATGGAAAGGTAAAAGATACTCTTACCGAACCAGGCATCTATGAAATGGAAACCTCCAATCATCCCTTTATCACTTCGCTACTCAATCTTGCACAGCAAACAGATAGTGAACATAAGATGCGTTTCTATTTCTTTCGCACTGCTGAAATGGTTAACATTTTATGGGGAACACCTTCACCTGTCAAATACTTTGAGCCAGAATATAAGCTCCCTATAACCCTTGGTGCCTGTGGTAACTTCTCTATTGTTATTTCCGACCCAGAGAAGATGTTCGTAACATTACTTGGACCTATCAGCGACTATTATAGTCAAGACGTACAAGAGCTTGTATCTTCACGCATCATAACACCACTGACCACCTTCCTTGCAGAGAAGGCTTACTCTTATCGAGAAGTTGACACACATCTTATGGAGATGTCAGAGGACTTGAAAAACAAGACTGCAGAGGAACTCGAACGCTTAGGTTTGAAACTTACTGACTTCCGAATCAATTCAGTTACCTTCGATGAAGAAACTTTGGAGCGTATTGGAAGAATAGCTAACATGACCACAGAGAAGCAAGCAGCTGCAGAAGTCGACCTTGATTATGTTAGTATGCAGAAGCTTGAAGCACTCCGTGAAGCAGCACGCAACGAAGGAGGACTTGCTGGTGCAGGGCTACAAATGGGTGCAGGATTACAGTTAGCACAAGACATCTTCAAGACACAAGGTAAAGAAAATGCCACAGAAGGAGAAATAACAGAACGACTCAGAAAGCTGAAAAACCTCCTTAATGAGCAACTTATCACCGAAGAAGAATACGAAAAGAAAAAGAACGAAATACTATCAAAATTATGAAAAAGGTAATTATTCCAGCATTAGCCATACTCACTGTAAATATCATAGTAGGGCTCTTGCTATCTGCATATTCACTGACAAACATGCTATTCACCAGCATAGCAATTCTTGTCAATACCCTTCTAATTATCATACTCTTCCTTTGCCGCGCAGAAAGTACCCACAGATTGAGCTTAGGCATTATCTTCGCTCTGATTGGAATCATAGAGTATTTCAGTGGACTGATAGCTCCCGAACACTTGATGAACAACTGGTGGGTTATCATGTTTGTAATATTAAACGCCATTCAGGCTATACTTGTCTATCTGGCACTACACTATAAAAAGAAATAATAAACCCTGTAAAAATCCTAAATGGGAACAAAGATAAAACCAATAAAATGTCCGAACTGCGGTAGCGAGAAGCATACACACAAAGAAGATAAGTGTTATCTATGCCAAAGCTGTGGAACCGAATACTATATAGACGACGATGATATCAATATCAACGTCAACCATCGCTTTGACTATATCCCCTCATCTAATGACACTATAGATATAGTAAGGAAATTAGGAATGTATGCTTTGTTAGCTATAGCTATAGGAGTTTTCTTTGTTTTACTCCTCATTTTTTTATCATCATCGCCAAATTCTTCTTCAATACTATCCCAAAAAGATTCTATTGATGTTGACGAAGATACCTATATGGCTGTTACAATGAGCCATAAAGGCAATGCCTGTCTCTTTTATATTGTTGGAAGAGACTTCTCAACAGGTATGGATAAAGACCCAAAACACATTGATGGGGTTTATTATGGATTCCGTGATATTAAAACAGGGAAAATTCTTGCCGAACAATTATTGGGTACTGGTGAGGCAGTTTTTGACTTCCGCATGGCTTCATACGACTATTATAATCTAAGATATTTCAATCAGGCACACCGTTGGTTCTTTATAGTTTCCGAACGTTACATCTTTGAAGTATCCCCAGAACAGCTCACAATGAAAGATGTAACGAAGTCGCTCTTTGAAAAAAAGAATGCTATGAGTACTGGTGTTTCCAGTGCTAAGCTACTGTATGACGAGTATGGGGAGGGCATAAAGGTTGTCAACAACTTGGCAGAAATGTATTACTATTTCCCCGGAACAGATAGACTCTATACGGAAGAAGCTTTTAATTATGCCCAAGATTTGCCACCCTCACAACTTAATGGTGAATTTAGAGACAGCATTTACTATTGTCTTCAGAAGAAAAATGCTAATTCTTCAACTAATAATGGTGGTAAATACCGTTTTATCAAAATACACTTTAAGTACCATTTAGGAGATCCACAGAATAGATATTCCTTCGACGACATAGGTGAAAAATTGTGGATACATGATGATCGACTCGTTAGCGATAGCCCTATTACAGACTGGTTTACAGCCTTTAATGCTAAAATCATCTACCAAGATGCCAACTATATATTAATATCCTATACCCCTAACATATCAGAGACTACCGTACCTGTATTTCAGTTAAGGGCAACAAATGGCAAAATCTTATGGACACAAGCTCCAGAAAAAGCTATTAAGGATGTGAAATTTTGTACACTTAGTAATGGACAGATATGGTTTCAAGGTGATATAGCTCGTCCAAGTGAACCAACACTAAAAAACGTTTATAGTTTTAGCATAACCAATGGTCAGTTGACATACTATTTCACAATGCCCGATAGTTACAAAGTACCAGCAAATTAAAAGATACCAACTCTGGCGTATGACATTAAGAACATCATATATGAACACGAAATATATCCTGCTACTACTGTTATGCATTTTCTCTCTCCAAGCAAATGCACAGACAAAAGAGTTCGTTGATAAATATGACAATGGACAAATTAAAAGCATCTATCACAGAAATAAGGTATGGGGATTTAAAGAAGGCTCTTGCATTAATTACACAAAAGACGGAACACTTTATTCAGAGCTTAACTATCAAGAAGGAAAGCTACATGGGACGCTTAAGTTTTATAATGAATTTGGAAAGATAGAGGCTATCATTAACTATGACCGCGGTAGATTTGAAGGTAAATCAACAATGTACCACCCTATACAAAGTGCAGATGAAACACCCGCCATTCATTTTACGCAGATGTATCATAATGATAAATTAAATGGGATGACATACGAATATGACAAGAATGGCAAGGATATCATACGACGTGCAAGATACCGTAATGGAATATGCATGGCTGACACCATCATTTCTGACAAAGGTATTACCTATAAATATAGAGAATACGAGAGTGAGTACGATGATGAGTTAGAACCAATGACTACCCGCTTTGTTCCATTTAAGAAAAAATCAGCAACAGCACATAAACCTACGGCTAAGCCACAGAAGAAAACAGCTATCACACGCTCTAATCACTCTTCCTCTACAAGTAACAAGACAACTGTAAGTCGCAAAACAACCCCTATTAAACTAACAGAAACACAAACGACTACGCCCGAGAAAAAACCTCGTCTGAAGCTGAATAAGGATGGAGTGATAGAGTTTGAGTAACCTTCCCAGTTATCAATTCTGCTGACTTAATGATTAAAAATGGTCTGTAAAAGACTATTATCGTAAATAAAAGTAAACTAAGACATCGTGAATACAACGGAGAGCAGGTTTGAAATATATTTACAAATAAAGTTTGCTTTCAATAAAAAATAAGACAAAAAAGAGCTACTAAATCTGCACTTGTAACTAACAAGAATTCAAGTACTTACAAAACGGTGCGAGAAAAGGTGCTTAGTTAGGCTTCAAAAGGGCGTTAGTTAGCCTCTAAAAGGGCATCTTTTACAAGCCAATTGGGCGTCTTTTCGAAGCTAAAAGAGCATCTATCAAAACTCAAGGTGTGAAAAATCATGACAAAGTAGCAGACTATTAGCCCTATTAGGCTTATTAGTCCTATTAGCCTAATAGGGCTAATAGGGCTAATAAAAAATATTAGGCTAATTGGCCTAATTAGCCATATTAGCCCAATTAGGTCTATAACAAAATCGGGCCAAACGGATTCTTCCGTTTAGCCCGATTGTTTATAACCTTCTACTGAATTAAGTAATCAGCAAGAGAGGTCTTTATTTTGTCAGCTTAATAATCTTACAGCCATGTGCAGGAATGAGTGCCTCAATCTTATCGCTTACAGTTCCTTCATCAGCATGTTTCCAAAGGTCACGTGCCGACCAAGTACCAGTAATTCCCACCTTTGTCAGGTCGATAGAACGAGTTGCTGCTGCCTGATCACGATTGAAGAGACCGATAACCCAAGAGCCATCCTTCATCTGACCGTACCAAACCTCTCCATCAGTATTCCAGAGGTTACGCTCTAATGGCTGACCTACAAAGCCATCCTTCTGCAAAGCAAGCATCTCATCGTTCTGGAAGAACTTCAAGTCGTTGCCAGTTGGCATATCTGTGATAGAGATAGGACCACCTGCCATCAAAGGAAGAGAAATGACAGACATCTTCTCATTATCATCTGCATAGCTTGCAATACGGATAAAGTCGCCATCAAGACGAATCTTCTTACGGCCAGAAATCTTTGACCAATTGATGAAACCATCGAAAGCATTCTCAGAGTTTGGCCATCCACCACGAAGGTTACCACGATTGTTGTCAGAAAAACGATACCAGCCACCCTCAAGTGCATCGGCATCAATACGTACCATATTGCCCGCATACTTCTCGACAATAGCATTATTGCGGAGGTGAGGCATTACGAGTGAAACATATACGCCATACTTCTGTGCATACTTGTTAATCCACTGCATACCCTTTACATAACGCTCACGACCATAACCTTTATCGATAACGTCGGTATAATTCATACCATCTTCATACCAAGAGAGGAAGTCCATACGTACAAACTTCACACCTAAATCAGAATAATGCTTGAAGAATCCTTCAAAATACTGCTCTGCACCTGGGTGATCTGTTACTACCCAACCAAACTGATCCTTTGAGTTTGGATGCTTGATGTCTTTATCTTTTGTTGGATCATAAGCCAGACTGCTCACCTTAATACCATCAGTTCCTGGAATAACAGCATCAGGATTAGTATAATGATACCAGAACGGACTATCGTAAACACCAAGTTTCAGCCCCTTCGCCTTCAACTTAGCAACGATAGTTGTCAAAGGAACTTCTGGAGAACTCTCATCTTTCGCTGTGCGGCTATAACGTGTCATGTAGCCATCGTCACCACTCATTGAAGCGAAACCATCAGTGACGAGCATGTCATAGCCATGCGATTTGAGATTGGTTGCTACATAGTCAATAGCCTCATCCCAGTCTTGCTCTGTGAAGATATTTGGGAATGAGCCTGCCTTTTCTTGTGCACGAAGATGGCCATATACACTCCAATAAAGTGGTGCATAGTCCATACCTTCAGCCTCTGCAACAGGTGTGAGGCCCACTGTTGGGTCAGTCTTATCAACACTCAGATCGCTGGTTACATCCCATTCATTGCTGTTACAACTTGCCAGAAGAGCAGCGAAAGCCAAGCTTGCTAAAATATATTTCTTCATTGTTTTATTCTATCGTAAGTAGTTTTAACCGGCAGCTGTGTGCCTTTAGCCTAACGATACCCATGCATTACTATTACAAAACCCATGCATTGGAGCACCAGCTAACCGGTTATTTCTATTATTGAACTCTGTTATGCACTTATGTATTCAGCCTTGAACTTCTTGTTCTTCAAGTCGAGTGTGAGCTTATACTTTCCAGCCTTAGCCACCTTCCATTTCTTGTCACCATAAGAACTCTCAGTTCCATAGAAAAGTCCGTCTTTAGCAACACCCGATTCGTTGATGACAGTATTCTCTTCTGGAGCAAAGAAATAAGGCTTATCGCTTGAGAAACCATCTTTATTAAGCATGAACTTCATCTCTCCTTCTGCAAGTTGAACCTCTATTGAGAAAAGGTGGTCGCCTGTCTTTGTGATAGACACGCCATTTTCAACAGACCAACCTGCAGGAGTTGCGCTACCAATCAGATATACATTCTCAGTATCCCAAGGAGATGGTGCAGCTGGAGCAGGTGCATCAGCAACAAAGTTCGTTACCTTAATTTCATGCTTTGTGAGGTCGAATACAATCGTATAAGTACCAGCTTCTGTTACCTTCCACTTATTGTCATCGCCACCAACAACCATACCCTGCGTTGCAGGACCATCATGGTTGAACTCACAATCAGCTACAGGTGCCTGAATCAAGTTGTTCCATCCATCTGATTTATCAAATGACAACTTGAACTCACCTAAGTTTAAATGCCCCTCATAAGTAAACTGTAATGGATTAGAAGAGGTCTTAGCAAACTTAGCAGAACCGTCCTGTACCTTTGCTTTCAAGCCATCAATATCCCAACCGTATGGCGTTGCATTACCGATGAATGACAACCATTCAGATTCGATTGGAACGATTGGACCTGCTGGTTCTTCACCTTCATAAATAACAGTAAGCTTACGTGTGCGGAGGTCGACAGCGAAGGTATAGATACCTGCCTTTGTTACCTTCCACTTATTATCAGCACCACCTTTACGAATATCAATCGCATCACTGGCTACACCTTTATCGTTGATTTCAGTATTAGCAGCAGGAGCATAAACGAATGTAGCACCCCAATCACCCTTAGAAAGAGGTAACTTAATCTCTCCAGTCTTTAGTTTACCATGATAAGTAAAGAGATATTTATTCTCTGTATCACGTGTCATCTCGTATGGCTCACCGATGTTCCATCCAGCAGGAGTAGCATCGCCCACCATATAAAGATGATCAACCTTCAATGGAAGTTCTTCTGTTATGACCACAATATCCTTATCATCGTTGCATGATTGGAATGAGGCTGGCGCAAGAAGCGCCAACATCAGATACATTCCAT
Encoded here:
- a CDS encoding SPFH domain-containing protein, which codes for MGLTDIFRRQLRTVIEWKEQKTNLLFHQLETTTDEIKNASKLIVAPGQGCIIVYDGKVKDTLTEPGIYEMETSNHPFITSLLNLAQQTDSEHKMRFYFFRTAEMVNILWGTPSPVKYFEPEYKLPITLGACGNFSIVISDPEKMFVTLLGPISDYYSQDVQELVSSRIITPLTTFLAEKAYSYREVDTHLMEMSEDLKNKTAEELERLGLKLTDFRINSVTFDEETLERIGRIANMTTEKQAAAEVDLDYVSMQKLEALREAARNEGGLAGAGLQMGAGLQLAQDIFKTQGKENATEGEITERLRKLKNLLNEQLITEEEYEKKKNEILSKL
- a CDS encoding transporter encodes the protein MKKVIIPALAILTVNIIVGLLLSAYSLTNMLFTSIAILVNTLLIIILFLCRAESTHRLSLGIIFALIGIIEYFSGLIAPEHLMNNWWVIMFVILNAIQAILVYLALHYKKK
- a CDS encoding toxin-antitoxin system YwqK family antitoxin, whose translation is MNTKYILLLLLCIFSLQANAQTKEFVDKYDNGQIKSIYHRNKVWGFKEGSCINYTKDGTLYSELNYQEGKLHGTLKFYNEFGKIEAIINYDRGRFEGKSTMYHPIQSADETPAIHFTQMYHNDKLNGMTYEYDKNGKDIIRRARYRNGICMADTIISDKGITYKYREYESEYDDELEPMTTRFVPFKKKSATAHKPTAKPQKKTAITRSNHSSSTSNKTTVSRKTTPIKLTETQTTTPEKKPRLKLNKDGVIEFE
- a CDS encoding signal-peptide-containing protein, which produces MKKYILASLAFAALLASCNSNEWDVTSDLSVDKTDPTVGLTPVAEAEGMDYAPLYWSVYGHLRAQEKAGSFPNIFTEQDWDEAIDYVATNLKSHGYDMLVTDGFASMSGDDGYMTRYSRTAKDESSPEVPLTTIVAKLKAKGLKLGVYDSPFWYHYTNPDAVIPGTDGIKVSSLAYDPTKDKDIKHPNSKDQFGWVVTDHPGAEQYFEGFFKHYSDLGVKFVRMDFLSWYEDGMNYTDVIDKGYGRERYVKGMQWINKYAQKYGVYVSLVMPHLRNNAIVEKYAGNMVRIDADALEGGWYRFSDNNRGNLRGGWPNSENAFDGFINWSKISGRKKIRLDGDFIRIASYADDNEKMSVISLPLMAGGPISITDMPTGNDLKFFQNDEMLALQKDGFVGQPLERNLWNTDGEVWYGQMKDGSWVIGLFNRDQAAATRSIDLTKVGITGTWSARDLWKHADEGTVSDKIEALIPAHGCKIIKLTK
- a CDS encoding SusF/SusE family outer membrane protein, whose translation is MKKLMKYGMYLMLALLAPASFQSCNDDKDIVVITEELPLKVDHLYMVGDATPAGWNIGEPYEMTRDTENKYLFTYHGKLKTGEIKLPLSKGDWGATFVYAPAANTEINDKGVASDAIDIRKGGADNKWKVTKAGIYTFAVDLRTRKLTVIYEGEEPAGPIVPIESEWLSFIGNATPYGWDIDGLKAKVQDGSAKFAKTSSNPLQFTYEGHLNLGEFKLSFDKSDGWNNLIQAPVADCEFNHDGPATQGMVVGGDDNKWKVTEAGTYTIVFDLTKHEIKVTNFVADAPAPAAPSPWDTENVYLIGSATPAGWSVENGVSITKTGDHLFSIEVQLAEGEMKFMLNKDGFSSDKPYFFAPEENTVINESGVAKDGLFYGTESSYGDKKWKVAKAGKYKLTLDLKNKKFKAEYISA